Proteins encoded in a region of the Candidatus Palauibacter australiensis genome:
- a CDS encoding oxidoreductase — protein sequence MGKISLVTGASSGIGRAAAILLAREGHTVYAGARRADRMEDLPEHGVTPVEMDVTRSDDNERAVSRVIADQGRIDVLVNNAGFGLYGPVEDVPLDDARYQFEVNLFGLAHLTRLVLPHMRAQGSGRIINVSSMGGRIFTPLGAWYHATKHALEGWSDCLRVETAPFNIQVVVIQPGAIRTEFGDVMGAGLRRYSGDTAYKSQVESFLGLMDGLEPGSLGTAPEVLARVFVKAATARKPRRRYASGSMARPFMFLRKWFGDGVYEFMLRRMFR from the coding sequence TTGGGCAAGATCAGCCTCGTCACGGGAGCGTCCTCAGGCATCGGCCGGGCGGCCGCGATCCTGCTGGCCCGCGAAGGCCACACCGTCTACGCCGGCGCGCGCCGGGCAGACCGAATGGAAGACCTGCCCGAACACGGCGTCACTCCCGTCGAAATGGACGTCACCAGAAGCGACGACAACGAGCGGGCCGTGAGCCGCGTCATCGCGGACCAGGGACGCATCGACGTCCTGGTCAACAACGCGGGTTTCGGGCTCTACGGACCCGTCGAGGATGTTCCGCTCGACGACGCGCGCTACCAGTTCGAGGTGAACCTGTTCGGGCTCGCCCACCTCACCCGACTCGTCCTGCCGCACATGAGAGCGCAGGGCTCGGGCCGAATCATCAACGTCTCGTCGATGGGAGGGAGGATCTTCACCCCCCTCGGGGCCTGGTACCACGCCACCAAACACGCCCTCGAGGGCTGGTCGGACTGCCTGCGCGTGGAAACCGCCCCCTTCAACATCCAGGTCGTCGTGATCCAGCCGGGCGCGATCAGGACCGAGTTCGGCGACGTGATGGGAGCCGGCCTCAGGAGGTACTCCGGGGACACGGCGTACAAGTCCCAGGTGGAATCGTTTCTTGGGCTGATGGACGGCCTCGAACCCGGTAGCCTCGGGACCGCGCCGGAGGTCCTCGCCAGGGTGTTCGTCAAAGCCGCGACCGCCCGAAAGCCGCGGCGGCGGTACGCGAGCGGCTCCATGGCCCGCCCCTTCATGTTCCTCCGCAAGTGGTTCGGAGACGGGGTCTACGAATTCATGCTGCGACGCATGTTCCGCTGA
- a CDS encoding N-acetylmuramoyl-L-alanine amidase → MIAVAPSVRLGATRLAVLLCAGLALAGPAPAFPDAGAVSPTAKNLYEAARRAEETLRGSQTAMRDEDQWQAIARKYRLVVLSFPRSGYCDDALHYEGGIYRDAAERFDDRRFAVRAADAFALLIRGYPASRWVPKALYEQVRLYAGRLDDEAEARSALERLRKRAPRSPEIRMAAAVLAKPETPAGAAERPADGTRRTVAVRQEVQPADPPTTVRNIRHWVGDSHTRVVIDLSGPTPHTEGRLTGPDRVFFDLHGATPDDGLERRAFPIEGSHLRRIRLGVPAEKTTRVVLDFSSIREVTVFALPDPYRLVVDIHGAPPLRVADSSGDRAAPEADDSPAEANRSATATPETGDEASPSPPRPTEGGYSMARQLGAGVNRIVIDAGHGGKDPGTHAGSLREKDIALDIAERVRDDLTERGFEVIMTREKDVFIPLEQRAFIANSREADLFVSIHVNAARNRKARGLETFYLNLATSADAAEVAARENASSGMVRMADVRKLVDQIVNHSRKEESRELATTMQAAMAKSILGRENHPLNRGVKTAGFHVLLGAQMPAVLVEVGFVSNREEARQLRSASHREKIASAIADGVNRYAETLGQVVQTTATQNER, encoded by the coding sequence GTGATCGCAGTGGCCCCTTCCGTCCGACTCGGCGCCACGCGGCTCGCCGTGCTGCTGTGCGCCGGGCTGGCGCTGGCCGGCCCCGCCCCCGCGTTCCCGGACGCCGGCGCCGTCAGCCCCACCGCGAAGAATCTCTACGAGGCGGCCCGGCGGGCCGAGGAGACGCTCCGCGGTTCGCAGACGGCGATGCGCGACGAGGACCAGTGGCAAGCCATCGCGCGGAAGTACCGGCTGGTGGTCCTCTCCTTTCCCCGAAGCGGCTATTGCGACGACGCGCTCCACTACGAGGGAGGCATCTACCGCGACGCCGCCGAGCGTTTCGATGACCGGCGCTTCGCGGTGCGGGCCGCCGACGCCTTCGCTCTCCTGATCCGCGGGTATCCGGCGAGCCGCTGGGTCCCGAAGGCCCTCTACGAACAGGTCCGGCTGTACGCGGGCCGCCTCGACGACGAGGCCGAGGCGCGGAGCGCCCTCGAACGGCTCCGGAAACGCGCGCCGCGCAGCCCCGAGATCCGGATGGCGGCCGCCGTCCTGGCGAAGCCCGAGACCCCGGCCGGCGCGGCGGAGCGGCCGGCGGACGGGACGAGGCGAACCGTCGCGGTCCGCCAGGAAGTGCAGCCCGCCGATCCACCGACGACGGTGCGGAACATCCGTCACTGGGTCGGGGACTCGCACACCCGGGTAGTGATCGACCTCAGCGGCCCCACGCCGCACACCGAGGGCAGGCTCACCGGACCGGACCGGGTGTTCTTCGATCTCCACGGGGCGACGCCGGACGACGGGCTCGAACGCCGGGCGTTCCCGATCGAAGGCTCGCACCTCCGGCGCATCCGGCTCGGCGTTCCGGCAGAGAAGACCACCCGGGTGGTGCTCGACTTCTCGAGCATCCGGGAGGTCACCGTGTTCGCCCTTCCCGATCCCTACCGGCTCGTGGTGGACATCCACGGGGCGCCCCCGCTGCGGGTCGCGGACAGCTCCGGGGACAGGGCCGCGCCGGAGGCTGACGACTCCCCGGCGGAGGCGAACCGAAGCGCCACCGCGACCCCGGAGACCGGCGACGAGGCCTCGCCCTCGCCGCCGCGCCCCACCGAGGGGGGCTACTCGATGGCGCGCCAGCTCGGCGCGGGAGTGAACCGCATCGTCATCGACGCGGGACACGGCGGCAAGGATCCCGGCACCCATGCCGGCAGTCTGCGCGAGAAGGACATCGCGCTCGATATCGCTGAGCGGGTGCGCGACGACCTCACGGAGCGTGGGTTCGAGGTGATCATGACGCGCGAGAAGGACGTGTTCATTCCCCTCGAACAGCGCGCCTTCATCGCCAACAGCCGCGAGGCGGACCTGTTCGTTTCCATCCACGTGAACGCCGCGAGGAACCGGAAGGCCCGCGGCCTTGAGACCTTCTACCTGAATCTGGCCACTTCAGCGGACGCGGCGGAGGTGGCCGCCCGGGAGAACGCCTCCAGCGGCATGGTCCGGATGGCCGATGTCCGCAAGCTGGTGGATCAGATCGTCAATCACAGCCGGAAGGAGGAATCCCGGGAACTCGCGACGACCATGCAGGCGGCGATGGCCAAGAGCATTCTCGGCCGGGAAAACCACCCGCTGAACCGCGGCGTGAAGACGGCGGGATTCCACGTGCTGCTCGGCGCCCAGATGCCCGCCGTGCTCGTCGAAGTGGGTTTCGTGAGCAACCGCGAGGAAGCGAGGCAGCTCCGCAGCGCCTCCCACCGGGAGAAGATCGCGTCCGCCATCGCCGACGGCGTGAACCGCTACGCGGAGACGCTCGGCCAGGTCGTCCAGACCACCGCCACCCAGAACGAGCGGTAG